Part of the Pyramidobacter piscolens W5455 genome is shown below.
CGTCTGATCGGCGTCGTCGCCCAGCAGACTGTCATGAAAGCGGCTTTCAGCGTCTACGACGTGATCGGCTTCGGCCGTCTGCCCTACCAGCGCTTGCTGACGCGGCGTTCGTCCGCGGACGAACGCATCATCCAAGCGGCGGCCGAGCGTCTGGACATCGCGCCGCTGCTCTTTCGCCCCGTCACCGAACTTTCGGGAGGCGAACGGCAGCGCGTGCTCCTCGCCATGGCGCTGGCCCAGGACCCTGCCGTCTTTTTGCTCGACGAACCCACTTCGGCCATGGATCCCCGCCAGGCTCTGCACGCGTTCCGTCTTATGCGCGAGCTAGCGGAGCGGGGAAAGACCGTGGTCGTCGTCGCCCACGACATCAACGCCGCGCTGTTCTGCGCCGACCGGTACCTCGCTCTCCGCGGCGGCAGACTGATCGCCGAAGGACGCGCGGATCACATCGACGGCGGCGTGCTTGAATCCCTTTACGGCACGCCGTTCGCTCCTTACCTTTCGCCCGAAGGTGATAAAGCATGGCATCCATCTTCAAAAAAACGCTGACCATTTTCCTGATGCTGTTCGTTCTGGTCGCGCCGACGGCGGCTTACGAGCGGATCGTTTCTCTCTATCCCGGACACACCGACAACATCGTGGCGCTCGGCGGTCAGTCGCGTCTCGTGGGGCTGTCGAAGAGCGACGATCCTTCGCGGCTGCCTGAACTGCCGCGATTCGCCCTCAACGTCGGCGCCGAAGCGCTGCTGGCGCTCAAGCCGGATCTCGTGCTGACGCGCACTCTGGTGGAAAAGCAAAATCCCGAGCTGCGCGGCGTGCTCGAGCGCGCCGGCGTTCCCGTCATGCTCGTCGATCCGCCCTCGTGGGACGGGTTCGTCGCCTACCTGCGCGCGCTGGCGCCGCTGATCGGCGTCGCTCCGCAGGCGGCGGAAGCCCAGTTCGCGCAAGCCTGCGATGAAATCCGGCAGACAGCGGCGGCGCGCCGCGGCGGGCGTCCCGCGCCGTCCGTCTTCGTCGAAGCCACGGCCAAGGAACTGCATACCTGCGCCCCAGATTCATGGGCGGCGCATCTGCTTGAACTGGCCGGAGGCAGAAACGCCGCCGCGGACGCCGAACCGCTCCGCCGCGGCAGCGCCGTCGCCCCCTGGGGGGTAGAGCGCGTCATGAAGCTGC
Proteins encoded:
- a CDS encoding ABC transporter substrate-binding protein, which gives rise to MASIFKKTLTIFLMLFVLVAPTAAYERIVSLYPGHTDNIVALGGQSRLVGLSKSDDPSRLPELPRFALNVGAEALLALKPDLVLTRTLVEKQNPELRGVLERAGVPVMLVDPPSWDGFVAYLRALAPLIGVAPQAAEAQFAQACDEIRQTAAARRGGRPAPSVFVEATAKELHTCAPDSWAAHLLELAGGRNAAADAEPLRRGSAVAPWGVERVMKLLAGGLDVYLIQHGPMNRASLDEVKARPWAKTLVPVKIAQIPEYWLSRPSLLGLKAGGAELMRIFYGE
- a CDS encoding ABC transporter ATP-binding protein: MTAPSFSFRFRALSAGYGGREVLGGLSGSIEPGQVTALIGPNGSGKSTLLRTLGGFLSYGGELELGGREIRRCSRRSLGRLIGVVAQQTVMKAAFSVYDVIGFGRLPYQRLLTRRSSADERIIQAAAERLDIAPLLFRPVTELSGGERQRVLLAMALAQDPAVFLLDEPTSAMDPRQALHAFRLMRELAERGKTVVVVAHDINAALFCADRYLALRGGRLIAEGRADHIDGGVLESLYGTPFAPYLSPEGDKAWHPSSKKR